The following coding sequences are from one Hylaeus volcanicus isolate JK05 unplaced genomic scaffold, UHH_iyHylVolc1.0_haploid 12101, whole genome shotgun sequence window:
- the LOC128882571 gene encoding uncharacterized protein LOC128882571, whose product MLLQANLNNCRRAQDLFVQCLTEWQVGLAVAAEPYRVPEHPHWFEDEAGSVAMWCRVGRGVPPCSVVERGRGMILVRWGRFLVVGCYCSPNSDSAEFERYLDRLGAMMAPYLAGLVLILGDLNARSTDWGNPRTGPRGGALESWLEGHGLLVLNRGSVPTCVRLERPDGR is encoded by the coding sequence ATGTTACTGCAGGCCAACCTTAACAACTGCCGCCGGGCGCAGGACCTTTTCGTCCAATGCCTGACGGAGTGGCAGGTTGGCCTAGCGGTGGCCGCGGAGCCCTATCGAGTCCCTGAACATCCACACTGGTTCGAGGACGAGGCGGGCTCCGTGGCGATGTGGTGCCGAGTGGGTCGTGGTGTGCCCCCCTGTTCCGTGGTCGAACGGGGCAGGGGTATGATCTTGGTAAGATGGGGAAGGTTTTTAGTCGTTGGGTGCTACTGTTCACCAAACAGTGACTCCGCCGAATTCGAGAGGTATTTGGACCGGCTGGGTGCTATGATGGCCCCGTATTTAGCCGGTCTGGTGCTGATTCTGGGCGATCTCAACGCCCGATCTACGGATTGGGGGAACCCCAGAACCGGACCTCGCGGCGGAGCCCTAGAATCTTGGCTGGAGGGGCACGGACTACTGGTGCTGAACCGGGGGTCCGTCCCAACATGCGTGAGGTTGGAACGCCCAGATGGGCGCTGA